Proteins from a single region of Gossypium arboreum isolate Shixiya-1 chromosome 1, ASM2569848v2, whole genome shotgun sequence:
- the LOC108481044 gene encoding SNF1-related protein kinase regulatory subunit beta-3-like: MNNQYGEDQDEATVIGFEVPRSPDSSYNNAYPGNEDDARDPPVVPPHLHRSLLSYPTSMNTSGNLPLPENVILNHLYIENREAPRSVVALGFTHRFRSKYVTVVLYKPVPRRGSSHT; this comes from the exons ATGAACAACCAATATGGTGAAGATCAA GATGAAGCAACCGTCATTGGATTTGAAGTGCCAAGATCACCTGATTCAAGTTATAATAACGCCTACCCTGGGAATGAAGATGATGCACGTGACCCTCCAGTTGTCCCTCCACACCTGCACCGTTCGTTGCTCAGTTACCCCACGAGTATGAATACTTCTGGGAATCTTCCTTTGCCAGAAAACGTGATTCTAAATCATCTTTACATTGAAAATCGAGAGGCACCAAGATCTGTAGTGGCACTAGGGTTTACTCACCGTTTCCGTTCAAAGTATGTTACTGTTGTGCTATACAAACCAGTTCCAAGAAGGGGTAGTTCTCATACTTAA